From the Manihot esculenta cultivar AM560-2 chromosome 14, M.esculenta_v8, whole genome shotgun sequence genome, the window TTTGCTTTTTAGATATAACTGTATATTAACTTATAAAATTCTTATTATGTAACTCTATTTTATTGTCACGGTTCATATCTTGTTTTGAGTTTTGTGGGatgattatataatataaaaataaaaaatatcatggTTACCAtttctcatatatgtatatatataattattattgctttccaattagaaaattaataccATTGTCTATACATCAACTGTCAACCACCTTTTATTTCCGCCCTTTTTTAATTAAACTGTcatgttgatttttttatttttctttgacaaaaagaaaattcCATTAGAGAGAGAAATGGTTCAACACCTGTGGCCCATAACAAAAAAGCTCATGGTCAAAACAATCTGAATTACAGCACACAAAGCTGAAGCTCTAGagccttaaaaaaaaaaaaaaacaaacacaaACCGAAGTACCCTGGAGCCCAAGAACTCGAATTCAGCTTGATCCATCGACTCAGAATCGAGAGAAAAGCTGAAAGCAGCCATGCATACTaacttaatttattcataaaaaaaaagtaaaattaaataataatgaaCTGATCATATagttaaattgaaatatttgcAAACATACATAGAATATGCCAATTATTAACatgtaaatatataaaatgcCTATAGtctataattaattttctcAATAACGAGCTGAATCAAATTTACGAGATACTAAAACCCCCAGAGAAAATGCAAACGCTGCAGTCAGCAAAATATCCCTATTCTTCATGAGAATCCCCATTGCCTTTTCTACCACCGAAACTTCATCTTCTTCTCCCCATTTCTTCACTGTTTCTGTTCCAAATTCATCTACCCTGGAACCTTTCttcctctctttcttcttttttctctcttcttcttcttcttcttcattggtTTCTAATTCACTTGCCCTTTCACCGACGCTGGAGGGCTTTTCTTGTTCATTATCTTTCCCAACGCCACCTTCAATATTTTCCCTGATTTCGTTCGTTGCTTCTTTCCTCTGTACTTTCTTTGGAAGAGTTACATAGAGAATCTCACCGTCAAATTTTCCGGTGATGTTGTCCATGTCTGAGTTTTCTGGCGCTTTAAATGTCTTCTCAAAAGATATATACTTGTTGTTGTTCACCAGCCTTTCTCCCCTCACCGTTATCTGACCTGATGCATCAACTTGAAGCTTCACTTCCTCCTTCTTAAAATCTAAAAGTTGCAAAACACTTTACATCAATACAAAGAACAACTGTGCACCAAGATAAACAAGTGGAATCTGAAAATGACGAAAAATGAATACCAGGAAGATCGACAAGGAGATAATGGCTATTAGAATCCTCGGTCCAAGCAGCAGAAGGTACGAACTCTTGGTATACATGGTTTCGGGAGCGTGTTCTCTCCCCAGCTTCTCCCCCTTTTCCTCTGATAATATTAGCCATAGATGAGTTTAGGAGATCGAAACGAACAAATGAAAAGTGCTTTCTATATATTTCTGGACGAGAAAACCATGCAGAATTAATCCTCCATATATAGAGAAATTGGAGTGTTAATTGCCCCAAGTATTCGTGCTGCTTTAATTATGTTTTACGAAGACATGGAAACGTTCATACAGCTTTCAATTCGTCTGGGATTATGTTATTCCAAACTTTGGCCTGTTGAAGAGTACGTTCAAGGTTTGGTGTTGCCTTTGTGCAAGCTTTGTAACAGTGAAAGAAACTATTCCTTGCTTGTCTTGTGTCCAAAATCCTGTATCAGTGGAATACGTAGACATGAATTCATGCATGACAAATACATTATTGTTTAAGTCTACCGACTACCAAGGCTCTGTAAAATTAATGCCACTGGAGTATATTTTCCCAACTCTATTCAACTAGAAATTCATCCATCAACATCTTTTAAGGAAATTGCTACAAgttattcaataaattaatgagaatttaaaatgtaagaacACAATTTTGAGTATGCTAAATAAGTGATGTATTCTCAGACAACTGGATGAAATCAAGCATGATTTACGCATAAAAGAATTGATTGATCTTTTAGataataaatagttaaaattcatattctattaaattttttaattatatttttagggTGTATAAAAACcattttaattaataagtttttctaAGAGCATTGGGTCTTAATATATCTCTTGTTTTAATACCATTCTGAGCAAGTCCTAACCATTTTAACGGGGAAGTTCAAAAATAAATGATCATAGATTATTGTCTATTTAAGGTGCGTTTTAaagatatatattaaaaaaacattttaaattgtagactattttataaaagttaatttatttattaatttactaatataTCATTATCTAATTGATactgaaaaaataaaacaaaaaaaaatgacagttcaccaaaaaaaaatcattaggcggtttctgaaaaaaaaaaaaaaaaaaaaacgttgaTCGCTGATTATTTGACCGGAAAAGCCATCACTGCATCAACAAATTAATCGCTTGGTACCAGAGAAAATAATGGAAAgggatagaaaaagaaaaaaaaaaaaagaaatagaatgagaaaggagagaaaaagagaggacTGAGGAAGAAAATATCTCCAATCCTTTCCATGTATGCTTAGAATAGGTAGAgtgcttattattattattactttcaaTTTTTGGACGGAGCTTTCCTGTCTATGAACGATAAGGAACTTTTCCTTGAAATGTTTTCTCTGTCAGAAGGAAACTTTTCCCTCTGAACAAACATTATCTTTTTCCGCCAATTTGTAAACAGTCAAATAGTCCCAACGGCTTTCAAACTTCTGGCTTTGAGGGTAACAAGGGTTTATGTCGGGCAGGTTTGGCTTCTAAATCTACAGAAGCTCCTTCAGTTTCTGTGCATGAACATCCTGGTAAAAAAAATTGACAATTATAGAGCACGCCAGCTGTGTAAAGCATCAGATTGCCATCCTTCTGCAAATCACTTTTGCCGGTGGCGCCCGCAACTTCAAATTTACATTACCGGTAAAGAAAACAACGTTACCAGGGGTGCAAGTTTGCATCAGTGGGTTCTGTGAGTTGGGAGATATGTAAAGAACTGGTACTCTTCTTGGAGGCTCTCATAAAATTGAACTTCTCCACCATCTCCTATCTTGTCCAGCAAGGGAGGAAGAATTCTAGACTTCCTCTACAGCTAGTG encodes:
- the LOC110630692 gene encoding inactive protein RESTRICTED TEV MOVEMENT 2 is translated as MECSSKDRITNSRGKGGEAGERTRSRNHVYQEFVPSAAWTEDSNSHYLLVDLPDFKKEEVKLQVDASGQITVRGERLVNNNKYISFEKTFKAPENSDMDNITGKFDGEILYVTLPKKVQRKEATNEIRENIEGGVGKDNEQEKPSSVGERASELETNEEEEEEERKKKKERKKGSRVDEFGTETVKKWGEEDEVSVVEKAMGILMKNRDILLTAAFAFSLGVLVSRKFDSARY